In Colletotrichum higginsianum IMI 349063 chromosome 1, whole genome shotgun sequence, one genomic interval encodes:
- a CDS encoding Pre-mRNA-processing factor 39, whose amino-acid sequence MSDYDHFGSSEEESAEIKKLQADVDADPDNFETWEKLVRACEGLEGGLNRNSSPQALATLRDAYDRFLLKFPLLFGYWKKYADLEFNIAGPESAEMVYERGCASITNSVDLWTDYCSFKMETTHVPHLVRE is encoded by the exons ATGTCTGATTACGACCACTTTGGGAGCTCCGAAGAGGAGAGCGCCGAGATCAAGAAGCTCCAGGCTGATGTG GATGCCGACCCCGATAACTTCGAGACCTGGGAGAAGCTGGTCCGCGCCTGCGAGGGCTTAGAGGGCGGCTTGAACCGCAACTCCAGCCCCCAGGCACTGGCCACTCTTCGCGATGCCTACGACCGCTTCCTCCTCAAATTCCCCTTGCTCTTTGGCTACTGGAAGAAATATGCCGATCTCGAGTTCAACATTGCTGGACCCGAGTCAGCGGAAATG GTTTATGAGCGAGGATGTGCCAGCATCACCAATTCTGTCGACTTGTGGACCGATTATTGCTCCTTCAAAATGGAGACCACTCACGTCCCACACCTCGTCAGGGAGTAA
- a CDS encoding Dihydrodipicolinate synthetase family protein: MTWHINPDPLVMCKNKQVAGAIAAPVGAWESRRDWSSTDQAHPGYFSHFPGYKVHVMDWSSQEKLLGSLAKCFMEGIASLENLVYNADAPWEVMAKRHGIEAPGTLLDTNEGIKIRKVTVILFVKFHNGANHDTCQSWGDAEWTCGGNSAAEIIDGARKTEFLSVTGVTYVRVYRRVTKH; the protein is encoded by the exons ATGACATGGCATATCAACCCAGATCCTCTTGTGATGTGCAAAAATAAGCAGGTAGCAG GTGCCATTGCCGCACCCGTCGGTGCTTGGGAGAGCCGGCGCGACTGGTCATCTACAGATCAAGCCCACCCGGGATACTTCTCGCACTTCCCGGGGTACAAAGTCCATGTTATGGATTGGTCTAGCCAGGAGAAGTTGCTGGGCTCCCTCGCCAAGTGCTTCATGGAGGGCATTGCTAGCCTGGAGAATCTCGTCTACAATGCTGACGCGCCATGGGAAGTCATGGC AAAGAGGCATGGCATTGAGGCTCCCGGAACACTGCTGGACACCAACGAGGGCATCAAAATCCGCAAAGTGACTGTCATTCTCTTTGTCAAGTTCCACAATGGAGCGAATCACGATACCTGTCAGAGTTGGGGAGATGCAGAGTGGACGTGTGGTGGCAACTCAGCTGCAGAAATCATCGACGGAGCGAGGAAAACGGAATTCTTGTCTGTCACGGGTGTGACATATGTGCGTGTCTACCGCCGCGTTACGAAGCACTAG
- a CDS encoding SacI domain and endonuclease exonuclease phosphatase yields the protein MDYANSGSWPSQVPAPEKSSRLYIRDYPHRSIALVSSSHALIFRYSSASTGTNGSLTSIASTRSRPNGDGNASKCMVEFTQVTKKTLADYRSLTPRPIFGTLGLISVEGDVFLSVVTHATRVATLRPGETVERIASVAFFCLNSSEWDDVVSLDPLDSEASDANSVYGQNLRGRDVQVEHPCTDLRKLLGNGTFYYSTDFDLTNRLQDRTVNSYTFDIDNFDDSFLWNSYMISPLVQFRSRLLPQEREALDSSRFLTSAIRGFCRTMAIPQTSAPLKTRSTGLPSYLTVVSRLSCRRAGTRFNSRGIDDDGNVANFVETETIYWSPGGTLFSYAQVRGSVPLFWEQTAELIPGKQNITVIRSPEGAQPAFNRHFADLERAYGAVHVVNLLSEGKPGEAQLSQLYHLGVEHCPLSQVGEEESQDHALLRETHYDFHAETKGPGGYEAARQIRRYIENSIDGFAYYLAEESEDGAADSDHHGSNRMVVVLQQEGVFRTNCLDCLDRTNLIQTLISQMATEAFLGHRGEYATSDFWMRHSTLWADNGDALSKIYAGTGALKSSFTRSGKMSLAGAVADMRKSVQRLYHNNFTDAARQTTIDRLLGRLVNQMPVILFDPISDYVSGELAKRSAEFSSVQDITMLVGTFNLNGRTEGVDSDLAPWLAPEELGNVLPEIVAVGFQEIVELSPQQIMNSDPSRKQLWEAAVRRCLNKRAKALGGERYVLLRSGQLVGAALCIFIKASALANIKNVEGSVKKTGLSGMAGNKGAVAIRFDYANTHICFVTAHLAAGFSNYDERNRDYATIHHGLRFQRNRGIDDHDAVVWLGDFNYRIGLGSEIARGLIKKRDLETLYENDQLNLQMIAGLAFPFYSEARINFLPTYKFDLGTDEYDTSEKARIPAWTDRILRKGANLRQLAYNSAPLKFSDHRPVYAIFQYNVSIVDEAHRDRISKELYQRRKADLGDVVANLDSEETDDEDLIGYEAIEPGLPPASSDRQKWWLENKQQARVDMKQPKAPDGHAAVLNPGRPPNPFTPTGEPDWVNVPRSRLSSFSSVSTSPYEHVYTPNDLSSSASNRIARKLPPPFDPSALSSKVGGLNIKDEKSSRGETPPPPPPPRRQTGASAAVQQPPLIPSNRSQNPTPPRPSSAISQMSQLSSQSKSKPAPPVAKKPAHLATSPILSSNGTSQYKDDPTERPPLPSRASTGFTNLSAGLEKGMQRKPVGAPAKPLKRADTLNVEPGRQSPMAGAVALPGMRAGEARPKPKIPAKKNAPVDLLDSLDDEGPSDMGSWETLVPSTQR from the exons ATGGACTACGCCAACTCCGGATCATGGCCCTCCCAGGTGCCGGCACCAGAGAAGTCTAGCCGACTCTACATTCGCGACTACCCCCACCGATCTATTGctctcgtctcgtcgtcgcaCGCCCTCATCTTCCGATACAGCTCCGCCAGTACCGGCACAAACGGCTCCCTTACCTCAATCGCATCTACCCGATCACGACCAAACGGCGATGGTAACGCGTCGAAATGCATGGTCGAATTCACCCAGGTCACCAAGAAGACGCTGGCCGACTACCGATCTCTGACCCCGCGGCCGATTTTTGGAACATTGGGTCTTATATCCGTCGAAGGCGACGTGTTCCTTTCCGTCGTGACACATGCCACTAGAGTTGCCACCCTTAGACCGGGGGAAACTGTGGAACGGATCGCGAGTGTTGCTTTCTTCTGTCTCAACAGCAGCGAGTGGGATGATGTCGTTTCTCTGGATCCCTTGGATTCCGAGGCGTCAGACGCCAATTCGGTCTACGGTCAGAACCTCAGAGGGCGGGATGTTCAAGTGGAACACCCGTGTACAGATCTGCGCAAGCTTCTGGGCAACGGCACGTTCTACTACAGTACCGACTTCGATTTGACGAACAGGTTGCAGGACAG AACGGTGAACTCGTACACGTTCGACATCGACAACTTCGACGACTCCTTTCTGTGGAACTCGTACATGATCAGTCCGCTGGTTCAGTTCAGATCCCGACTGCTGCCCCAGGAGCGCGAGGCTTTGGACTCATCAAGGTTTCTGACTTCCGCCATCCGTGGCTTTTGTCGAACAATGGCGATTCCCCAAACAAGCGCTCCTTTGAAGACTCGATCGACCGGGTTGCCTTCGTACCTCACAGTTGTATCGCGACTTTCTTGTCGTAGAGCTGGAACGCGTTTCAACTCCAGAGGcattgacgacgacggcaacgtcgCCAACTTTGTAGAGACAGAGACCATCTACTGGAGCCCTGGCGGCACTCTTTTCTCGTACGCTCAAGTCAGAGGCTCAGTTCCGCTCTTTTGGGAGCAGACGGCGGAGCTCATCCCTGGCAAGCAGAACATCACCGTCATCAGATCGCCTGAAGGGGCACAGCCTGCCTTCAACAGGCACTTTGCAGATCTAGAGCGGGCCTATGGCGCTGTACATGTGGTCAACCTGTTGAGTGAGGGCAAGCCTGGCGAAGCACAGCTCAGTCAGCTGTACCATCTAGGGGTGGAGCATTGCCCCCTGAGccaggtcggcgaggaagaatCGCAAGATCACGCGCTGCTGAGAGAAACTCACTACGACTTCCATGCCGAGACAAAAGGCCCAGGAGGATATGAAGCGGCACGTCAAATTCGCAGATACATCGAAAATTCGATAGACGGGTTCGCCTACTACTTGGCTGAAGAGTCCGAGGACGGGGCTGCTGACAGCGATCACCATGGTTCCAACCGGATGGTCGTAGTTCTCCAACAAGAAGGTGTATTCCGGACGAACTGTCTCGATTGTTTGGACAGGACGAACTTGATCCAGACTCTCATATCGCAGATGGCCACAGAGGCATTCCTGGGCCACCGCGGCGAATATGCCACGTCGGACTTTTGGATGAGACACTCGACCCTCTGGGCGGACAATGGCGATGCCCTGTCAAAGATTTACGCCGGAACAGGTGCGCTTAAATCCTCCTTCACACGTTCTGGAAAGATGTCGCTGGCTGGTGCCGTTGCGGATATGCGCAAGTCGGTGCAGCGTCTCTACCACAACAACTTCACGGATGCGGCTCGACAAACAACGATTGACCGCCTTCTTGGGCGCCTTGTCAACCAGATGCCCGTCATCCTCTTCGATCCTATTAGCGACTATGTTTCTGGCGAGCTCGCCAAGAGGAGTGCCGAATTCTCTTCGGTGCAGGACATCACCAT GTTGGTTGGCACATTCAACCTGAATGGCCGCACCGAGGGTGTTGACAGCGACCTTGCTCCATGGCTCGCCCCAGAAGAACTCGGCAACGTCCTACCTGAAATCGTGGCGGTGGGATTCCAGGAGATTGTCGAGTTGAGCCCGCAGCAGATCATGAACAGCGATCCTTCCAGGAAACAGTTGTGGGAGGCCGCAGTGAGACGATGCCTCAACAAACGTGCCAAGGCACTTGGTGGCGAGAGATATGTGCTGCTCCGGAGTGGACAGCTTGTTGGCGCTGCGCTGTGCATTTTTATCAAGGCTTCGGCCCTGGCCAACATTAAGAATGTGGAAGGTAGCGTCAAGAAAACTGGGCTGTCGGGGATGGCGGGCAACAAGGGCGCGGTTGCGATACGATTTGATTATGCGAATACCCACATCTGCTTTGTGACGGCCCATTTGGCTGCTGGATTTTCGAATTATGACGAGCGGAACCGGGACTACGCGACAATTCACCACGGGCTTCGTTTCCAACGGAACCGTGGCATCGACGATCATG ATGCTGTTGTGTGGCTGGGAGATTTCAACTACCGAATCGGCCTCGGCTCTGAAATTGCCCGTGGCCTGATCAAGAAGCGAGACTTAGAGACGCTTTACGAGAACGACCAG CTGAACCTACAGATGATTGCGGGTCTTGCGTTCCCATTCTACTCTGAAGCTCGGATCAACTTCTTGCCCACATACAAGTTCGATCTTGGTACGGACGAATATGACACATC TGAAAAGGCACGTATTCCCGCGTGGACCGACCGCATTCTGCGCAAAGGAGCAAACTTGCGCCAACTAGCGTACAACTCAGCCCCGCTGAAGTTCTCGGATCATCGGCCGGTGTATGCGATCTTTCAGTATAATGTGAGCATCGTTGACGAAGCCCACCGGGATCGAATCAGTAAAGAGCTCTACCAGCGGAGGAAAGCGGACCTTGGAGATGTAGTTGCCAACCTGGACtcggaggagacggacgacgaggacttgATTGGCTACGAAGCCATCGAGCCAGGACTGCCCCCTGCGAGCTCTGACCGTCAAAAGTGGTGGTTGGAGAACAAACAGCAGGCGAGAGTTGACATGAAGCAACCAAAAGCACCAGATGGACACGCTGCAGTGTTGAACCCCGGAAGGCCACCAAACCCATTTACACCAACAGGAGAGCCAGACTGGGTCAACGTGCCGAGGTCAAGGCTGTCGTCCTTTTCCAGCGTCTCGACATCACCGTACGAGCATGTCTACACCCCAAACGATCTCTCATCGTCAGCCTCCAATAGGATTGCGAGAAAGCTTCCGCCACCATTTGATCCGTCGGCCCTGTCATCAAAGGTTGGCGGACTCAACATCAAAGACGAGAAGTCATCTAGGGGGGaaacaccaccgccgccgccaccacctaGAAGGCAGACAGGAGCCAGCGCGGCAGTTCAACAACCTCCGCTGATCCCCTCCAATCGATCACAAAACCCAACCCCCCCGCGGCCTTCGTCTGCGATTTCGCAGATGTCGCAATTGTCTTCACAGTCCAAATCCAAGCCCGCGCCACCCGTTGCGAAGAAGCCAGCCCACCTGGCCACGTCACCGATCCTGAGCAGCAACGGTACAAGTCAGTACAAGGATGACCCGACTGAACGACCGCCACTGCCGTCTCGGGCGTCGACGGGCTTTACCAACCTCAGCGCGGGCTTGGAGAAAGGAATGCAGAGAAAGCCTGTCGGTGCACCGGCCAAGCCACTCAAGCGGGCAGATACCCTAAATGTCGAACCTGGCAGACAGAGCCCGATGGCCGGGGCAGTCGCATTGCCGGGGATGAGAGCTGGCGAGGCGCGGCCCAAACCCAAGATCCCAGCCAAGAAGAATGCGCCAGTAGATTTACTAGACTCGCTGGATGATGAGGGGCCCAGCGACATGGGAAGCTGGGAGACGTTGGTTCCCAGCACGCAgagatga
- a CDS encoding 14-3-3 protein: MSGDRESKTFLARLCEQAERYDEMVGYMKEVAKLGGELSVDERNLLSVAYKNVVGTRRASWRIISSIEQKEESKGSDKHVGTIREYRTKIETELEQVCQDVLDVLDDSLIPNAQTGESKVFYHKMKGDYHRYLAEFASGEKRKGAATAAHEAYKSATDVAQTELTPTHPIRLGLALNFSVFYYEILNSPDRACHLAKQAFDDAIAELDSLSEESYRDSTLIMQLLRDNLTLWTSSDSGDAEGAAAGTAEASEEKKDEAKPEEPKATEETPAAS, translated from the exons ATGTCTGGCGAT CGTGAAAG CAAGACCTTCCTCGCTCGCCTTtgcgagcaggccgagcgCTACGATGAGATGGTCGGCTACATGAAGGAGGTCGCCAAGTTGGGCGGTGAGCTgagcgtcgacgagcgcAACCTCCTCAGCGTTGCCTACAAGAACGTCGTCGGTACTCGTCGTGCCTCGTGGCGCATCATCTCCTCCATTGAGCAGAAGGAGGAGAGCAAGGGCTCCGACAAGCACGTCGGCACCATCCGCGAGTACCGCACCAAGATCGAGACCGAGCTCGAGCAGGTTTGCCAGGATGTCCTCGACGTTCTCGACGACAGCCTCATCCCCAACGCCCAGACCGGCGAGTCCAAGGTCTTTTACCACAAGAT GAAGGGTGACTACCACCGTTACCTTGCCGAGTTTGCCTCTGGTGAGAAGCGCAAGGgtgctgccaccgccgcccacgaGGCTTACAAG AGTGCCACCGACGTTGCTCAGACTGAGCTGACCCCCACCCACCCTATCCGCCTCGGTCTGGCCCTTAACTTCTCCGTCTTCTACTATGAGATCCTGAACTCGCCCGACCGCGCCTGCCACCTTGCCAAGCAGGCTTTCGACGATGCCATTGCCGAGCTGGACTCCCTCTCCGAGGAGTCTTACCGCGACAGCACCCTCATCATGCAGCTCCTGCGTGACAACCTTACTCTCTGGACCTCTTCCGACAGCGGTGACGCTGAGGGTGCCGCTGCTGGCACTGCCGAGGCCTctgaggagaagaaggacgaggccaAGCCCGAGGAGCCCAAGGCTACCGAGGAGACTCCTGCCGCCTCCTAA
- a CDS encoding Lipase, whose translation MFLLMRPFLHLLQLAPLVGLAFAASSGNKQQPLLPNNDNKTDGPSPIVSVELFRNLERTSRIVDIAYCVGTSGISQPFSCVSRCKEFPSFILVSTWNTGVLLSDSCGYIAVDHGVRRPGDEDRFNGDVGEKAIIVAFRGTYSISNTIIDLSTIPQEYVPYPAPDDGGEAPEEPKHKCKDCTVHMGFLASWRQARKLVIPEVAKLREQYPDYPIHLVGHSLGGAVAMLASLELKVSLGWNNILVTTFGEPKVGNQGLCDYVDEVFGLDNEEYKTFAKRSYRRVTHADDPVPLLPLTEWGYKPHAGEYYITKTELSPSLEDVIVCRGDNDARCITKGDGGFFETNVQHTAVDEVAGSMDRVGESKWTDGLPGFPARLKLWQLLFAHRDYFWRLGLCVPGGDPANWGRDKYGGREGVIADEL comes from the coding sequence ATGTTCCTATTAATGCGACCTTTCCTCCACCTGCTACAGCTGGCGCCACTGGTTGGCCTGGCCTTTGCGGCATCGTCCGGCAACAAGCAGCAGCCCCTGCTGCcgaacaacgacaacaagaCCGACGGGCCTTCGCCGATCGTCTCCGTCGAACTCTTCCGGAACCTCGAGCGCACATcgcgcatcgtcgacatAGCCTACTGCGTCGGTACCTCGGGCATATCGCAGCCCTTCTCATGCGTGTCACGATGCAAGGAGTTTCCCTCGTTCATCCTCGTCTCGACATGGAATACGGGGGTCCTGCTGAGCGACAGCTGCGGTTACATCGCCGTGGACCACGGCGTGCGGAGGCCAGGGGATGAGGACAGATTCAATGGCGACGTCGGAGAGAAAGCCATCATTGTCGCGTTTCGTGGCACCTACAGCATCTCAAATACCATTATCGATCTGAGCACGATACCGCAGGAGTACGTGCCTTATCCTGCTcccgatgacggcggcgaggcgccTGAGGAACCCAAGCATAAGTGCAAGGACTGCACCGTCCATATGGGGTTTTTGGCTTCGTGGCGCCAGGCGCGGAAGCTGGTGATTCCCGAAGTGGCCAAGTTGAGGGAGCAATATCCTGACTATCCGATTCATCTGGTCGGCCACagtctcggcggcgcggttGCGATGCTCGCGTCCCTCGAGCTGAAGGTGTCGCTGGGCTGGAACAACATTCTCGTCACCACGTTTGGCGAGCCCAAGGTCGGAAATCAAGGACTCTGCGACTATGTCGACGAAGTCTTCGGGCTGGACAACGAGGAATATAAGACCTTTGCAAAGCGTTCCTACCGCCGCGTTACCCACGCCGACGACCCGGTGCCGCTGCTCCCGCTCACCGAGTGGGGCTACAAGCCGCATGCCGGCGAATATTACATTACCAAGACGGagctgtcgccgtcgctcgAAGACGTCATCGTCTGCCGCGGCGACAACGATGCGCGCTGCATCACGAAGGGGGACGGCGGCTTCTTCGAGACCAACGTGCAACACACGGCGGTGGACGAGGTTGCAGGGTCGATGGACAGGGTCGGCGAAAGCAAGTGGACAGATGGGCTGCCGGGCTTTCCGGCTCGACTCAAGCTTTGGCAGCTGCTCTTCGCCCACAGGGATTACTTCTGGAGACTCGGACTTTGTGTGCCTGGGGGTGACCCGGCGAATTGGGGGAGGGACAAGTATGGCGGACGTGAGGGTGTAATAGCAGATGAGCTTTGA
- a CDS encoding 60S ribosomal protein L36, giving the protein MAKEAPARTGLSVGLNHGHKTTPRVVKPRVSRTKGHLSKRTSFVRDVVKEVAGLAPYERRVIELLRNSKDKRARKLAKKRLGTFGRAKRKVEEMTRVIAESRRVGH; this is encoded by the exons ATGGCCAAGGAAGCGCCCGCCCGCACCGGTCTCTCCGTCGGTCTTAACCACGGCCAC AAGACCACCCCTCGCGTCGTCAAGCCCCGCGTCTCCCGCACCAAGGGTCACCTGAGCAAGCGCACCTCTTTCGTCCGTGACGTTGTCAAGGAAGTTGCTGG CCTCGCCCCCTACGAGCGCCGTGTCATTGAGTTGCTCCGCAACTCCAAGGACAAGCGTGCCCGTAAGCTCGCCAAGAAGAGGCTCGGCACCTTCGGCCGCGCCAAGAGAaaggtcgaggagatgaCCCGCGTCATCGCCGAGTCCCGCCGTGTCGGTCACTAA
- a CDS encoding UBX domain-containing protein, which translates to MSHVVVIGTDLRRATVKVSPGTYLTEVLEQACKKLNLSSDKYLLKHKQKQVDLSVVWRVSGLTPGAKLELVQKSNTPSVVSVALQLPNPEAGAAPNGRLIEKLPSDFTIWKALRQFESGVVSQGKNLNITARGVAQTTSGGASGSGQMYYETPVLNIMGRELATFDDFQKTLSQLGYNSGSVLIRLSFRKTEQTLFEAMGQISQFFTEVEAEAKKTEEMPSAVDETSESAVVEMTSQSATSEDAAEAPVEPPVADASGDKPGNEAPVQESAGQAEPASEAMEVDKPDPADPLQPVSVFRAPSGTTPAAALADVPEDDYAPTIAHAQLHQARLQKSAQNKRLPSDKELEAQRQAEEARLAAVSNVPMKVRFPDNTSAQWSFGHEATGATLYRAVRSVMAYNAQAFRLVVPGSKVVIKDEDSPNNRLIHDYKLTRSVLLSLVWDDSVPADVRKKPFLKGSIAQTAKEVMVPDIPKDNDNEEERPAASSSKPEKREGSGDGSVAKKLPKWLKLPGKK; encoded by the exons ATGTCGCACGTGGTGGTAATCGGCACGGACTTACGAAGGGCGACCGTCAAGGTCAGCCCGGGCACGTACTTGACAGAAGTTTTGGAACAGGCCTGCAAGAAGCTCAACTTGTCGAGTGACAAATACTTGTTGAA GCACAAGCAGAAACAGGTCGATCTGTCCGTCGTCTGGCGAGTGAGCGGCCTTACTCCTGGGGCTAAACTGGAGCTCGTCCAGAAATCCAACACACCTTCTGTCGTGTCGGTTGCGCTTCAGCTACCCAATCCTGAAGCAGGTGCTGCCCCAAACGGCCGTTTGATCGAGAAACTCCCCAGCGATTTTACTATTTGGAAAGCCTTACGCCAGTTCGAGAGTGGCGTAGTCAGTCAGGGGAAGAACCTCAACATCACAGCACGAGGAGTCGCACAAACAACAAGTGGAGGCGCGAGCGGGAGCGGACAGATGTACTATGAGACGCCAGTGCTGAACATTATGGGTCGGGAGCTAGCCACGTTTGACGACTTCCAGAAGACGCTTTCGCAACTTGGCTACAACTCAGGCAGTGTCTTGATCCGTTTGTCGTTCAGAAAGACGGAACAGACCTTGTTTGAGGCCATGGGCCAGATCAGTCAGTTTTTTACCGAAGTTGAGgccgaggcgaagaagacAGAGGAGATGCCTTCCGCTGTGGACGAAACATCAGAGTCTGCGGTTGTTGAGATGACTAGCCAGTCTGCAACCTCTGAGGATGCAGCCGAGGCTCCAGTCGAGCCTCCAGTCGCAGATGCTTCGGGGGACAAGCCAGGCAACGAAGCCCCAGTCCAAGAGTCGGCAGGCCAAGCGGAACCAGCATCTGAAGCCATGGAAGTCGATAAACCAGACCCGGCAGACCCTTTGCAGCCGGTAAGTGTCTTCCGGGCCCCAAGTGGAACGACACCTGCGGCAGCGCTCGCGGATGTACCGGAGGACGACTATGCCCCGACTATTGCCCACGCACAGTTACACCAAGCTCGACTTCAGAAGAGCGCCCAGAACAAGCGGCTACCCTCTgacaaggagctcgaggcgcaGAGGCAAGCTGAGGAAGCCCGCCTGGCCGCTGTCTCCAATGTGCCAATGAAAGTACGCTTCCCGGACAACACTTCTGCGCAGTGGTCTTTTGGCCACGAAGCCACCGGCGCCACCCTTTACCGAGCCGTCAGGTCTGTGATGGCGTATAATGCCCAGGCCTTCAGGCTGGTCGTGCCTGGCAGCAAGGTGGTCATCAAAGACGAGGATAGCCCGAACAACCGCTTGATCCACGACTACAAGCTCACCCGTAGTGTGCTTTTGAGCTTGGTCTGGGATGACAGCGTGCCGGCAGATGTGCGCAAGAAGCCTTTTCTTAAGGGAAGCATTGCCCAGACGGCTAAGGAAGTAATGGTACCAGATATTCCCAAGGATAACGACAATGAGGAAGAGCGTCCCGCAGCGTCATCGTCCAAGCCGGagaaaagggaagggagCGGCGACGGTAGCGTTGCGAAGAAGCTTCCCAAATGGCTCAAACTGCCTGGAAAGAAATAG
- a CDS encoding Proteasome subunit beta type, with protein MSSPFSINGGACVAMVGKDCVAIACDLRLGLQALTVSNNFPKIFQYGDVFLGLTGLATDVTTVGDLFRYKVNMYRLREERNIAPTTFANLVSSSLYERRFGPYFVSPVVAGLDPKTGKPFICGFDSIGCIDFAKDFIVSGTASEQLFGMCESLWEPDLGPDELFETISQSLLNAVDRDALSGWGAHVYIIEKDKVTKRLLKGRQD; from the exons ATG AGCTCCCCGTTCTCCATCA ATGGCGGCGCCTGCGTCGCAATGGTCGGTAAGGACTGCGTCGCAATAGCCTGCGATCTCCGCCTCGGTCTCCAGGCCCTGACCGTCTCCAACAATTTCCCCAAGATCTTCCAGTACGGCGACGTCTTCCTGGGTCTCACTGGTCTCGCCACTGATGTCACGACCGTCGGTGACCTCTTCCGCTACAAGGTCAACATGTACCGCCTGCGCGAGGAGCGGAACATCGCTCCGACCACCTTCGCCAACCTCGTTAGCAGCTCCCTCTACGAGCGCCGCTTCGGGCCCTACTTCGTTTCTCCTGTCGTTGCTGGCCTCGACCCCAAGACGGGCAAGCCCTTCATCTGCGGTTTCGACTCCATCGGCTGCATCGACTTCGCCAAGGACTTCATCGTCTCCGGCACAGCCTCCGAACAGCTCTTTGGCATGTGCGAGAGCTTATGGGAGCCCGATCTG GGTCCCGATGAGCTCTTCGAAACCATCTCTCAGTCACTCCTAAACGCTGTTGACCGAGACGCCCTATCCGGTTGGGGTGCACATGTGTACATTATTGAGAAGGATAAGGTCACCAAGAGGCTGCTCAAGGGCAGGCAAGACTAA